The following coding sequences lie in one Streptomyces sp. NBC_00510 genomic window:
- a CDS encoding DUF4349 domain-containing protein, producing MSTSTTTARRPLAAVLGALALAAALTLTGCGADDSTDSSYSEAGSKAGAAAPDVAEQPGARAADGDAKNATGKSSGSGPGTGTGAGRTPTLAQSYIVRTATLTVEAKNVSGAVAKARTLVEGTGGYVGNESTSLDDDGREYSTITLRVPPEGYDRVLRDLSELGTLRNRKVNAQDVTGQVVDVESRLKTQRASVARVRELMDRAAKLSDIVSLESELSSRQADLESLEAQQASLKERTGMATITLEVQEPAVKEAPEKDDDGFWATVGSAFGSGWHAFYLTLRALLVALAVLAPFAALALLGYLGFRLLRRVLPARRPVAAPPQPVTAPAPLGAGDGGAQPRE from the coding sequence GTGAGCACGTCAACCACCACCGCCCGCAGACCACTTGCCGCCGTCCTCGGCGCCCTGGCACTGGCCGCCGCCCTCACGCTCACCGGCTGCGGCGCCGACGACAGCACCGACAGCAGTTACAGCGAGGCGGGCAGCAAGGCAGGGGCCGCCGCCCCCGACGTGGCCGAGCAGCCCGGCGCGCGGGCGGCGGACGGCGACGCGAAGAACGCCACCGGCAAGAGCTCCGGCAGCGGACCCGGCACCGGCACCGGGGCGGGAAGGACCCCGACCCTGGCGCAGTCGTACATCGTGCGTACGGCGACGCTGACGGTCGAGGCCAAGAACGTCTCCGGCGCGGTGGCCAAGGCGCGCACGCTCGTGGAGGGCACGGGCGGCTACGTCGGCAACGAGAGCACCAGCCTGGACGACGACGGCCGCGAGTACTCGACCATCACCCTCCGCGTGCCGCCGGAGGGCTACGACCGGGTGCTGCGCGACCTGTCGGAGCTGGGCACGCTCCGCAACCGCAAGGTGAACGCCCAGGACGTCACCGGCCAGGTCGTGGACGTCGAGAGCCGGCTCAAGACGCAGCGGGCGAGCGTGGCGCGGGTACGGGAGCTGATGGACCGGGCGGCGAAGCTCAGCGACATCGTCTCCCTGGAGAGCGAACTCAGCTCCCGCCAGGCCGACCTGGAGTCGCTCGAGGCCCAGCAGGCCTCGCTCAAGGAGCGGACCGGGATGGCGACGATCACGCTGGAGGTGCAGGAGCCGGCCGTCAAGGAGGCGCCGGAGAAGGACGACGACGGCTTCTGGGCCACCGTGGGCAGCGCCTTCGGCAGCGGCTGGCACGCCTTCTACCTGACCCTGCGGGCCCTCCTGGTCGCCCTCGCCGTGCTGGCCCCGTTCGCCGCCCTGGCCCTCCTCGGCTACCTGGGCTTCCGGCTGCTGCGCCGGGTGCTGCCCGCGCGGCGTCCCGTCGCCGCGCCCCCGCAGCCGGTGACCGCGCCCGCGCCGCTCGGTGCGGGCGACGGCGGGGCACAGCCGCGGGAGTAG
- a CDS encoding peptidyl-tRNA hydrolase, whose translation MPGSVAGCAVFSVAKRSLCTPASWPGGIGSDKLLRGGWQTVEVTTDPRDAAPQFVLPLVVRIERTAPPARTDALETAARAVLLLRSDERATAGDGEWAGAVRGWEDARIRKVVRRARGAEWLRAEALPGITVTGKSAEVRVFPPVPLDGWPKDLARLQVSGTELEDPEPPAGPETGTPVLWLNPGVQMSAGKAMAQAGHGAQLAWLALPPAERAQWRDAGFPLAVRTAPQAGWEALTASGLPVVRDAGFTEIAPGSCTVVADHPALRR comes from the coding sequence ATGCCGGGCTCGGTGGCCGGCTGCGCCGTGTTCTCGGTCGCGAAGAGGTCGCTGTGCACCCCGGCATCCTGGCCCGGAGGGATCGGCTCCGACAAGCTCTTGCGGGGCGGGTGGCAGACTGTCGAGGTGACAACCGATCCTCGCGACGCCGCTCCCCAGTTCGTCCTCCCCCTGGTCGTCCGCATCGAGCGGACCGCCCCGCCGGCGCGGACCGACGCGCTGGAGACGGCCGCCCGTGCCGTGCTCCTGTTGCGCTCCGACGAGCGCGCCACCGCCGGGGACGGGGAGTGGGCCGGGGCGGTACGGGGCTGGGAGGACGCCCGCATCCGCAAGGTCGTACGGCGGGCGCGCGGCGCCGAGTGGCTGCGGGCCGAGGCGTTGCCCGGCATCACGGTCACCGGCAAGTCCGCCGAGGTCCGCGTCTTCCCGCCGGTGCCGCTGGACGGCTGGCCCAAGGACCTGGCGCGGCTGCAGGTGTCCGGGACGGAACTGGAGGACCCGGAGCCGCCCGCCGGGCCGGAGACCGGGACGCCCGTGCTCTGGCTCAACCCCGGGGTGCAGATGTCGGCCGGCAAGGCCATGGCGCAGGCCGGGCACGGCGCCCAGCTCGCCTGGCTCGCACTGCCCCCCGCCGAGCGCGCGCAGTGGCGCGACGCCGGATTCCCGCTGGCCGTGCGCACGGCGCCCCAGGCCGGCTGGGAGGCGCTCACCGCCTCCGGGCTGCCCGTGGTGCGGGATGCCGGGTTCACCGAGATCGCCCCGGGGTCGTGCACCGTCGTGGCGGACCACCCGGCGCTGCGCCGCTGA
- a CDS encoding chlorite dismutase family protein, whose amino-acid sequence MTDSTASAAPAKAPNAGKKAKDLNEVIRYTLWSVFRLRDVLPDDRTRYAEEVEELFEQLAEKDVTVRGTYDLSGLRADADVMIWWHSETADALQDAYNRFRRTMLGRLLEPVWSNMALHRPAEFNKSHVPAFLADETARDYVSVYPFVRSYDWYLLPDEDRRRMLADHGKMARGYPDVRANTVASFSLGDYEWILAFEADELHRIVDLMRHLRASEARMHVREEVPFYTGRRKSVADLVAGLA is encoded by the coding sequence ATGACCGACTCCACTGCATCCGCCGCCCCCGCCAAGGCCCCCAACGCCGGCAAGAAGGCCAAGGACCTCAACGAGGTCATCCGCTACACCCTCTGGTCGGTGTTCCGGCTGCGCGACGTCCTGCCCGACGACCGCACCCGCTACGCGGAGGAGGTGGAGGAGCTCTTCGAGCAGCTCGCCGAGAAGGACGTCACGGTCCGCGGCACGTACGACCTGTCGGGGCTGCGCGCCGACGCGGACGTCATGATCTGGTGGCACTCCGAGACCGCCGACGCCCTCCAGGACGCGTACAACCGCTTCCGCCGCACCATGCTGGGGCGCCTGCTGGAGCCCGTCTGGTCGAACATGGCCCTGCACCGCCCGGCGGAGTTCAACAAGAGCCACGTCCCCGCCTTCCTCGCCGACGAGACGGCCCGCGACTACGTCTCCGTCTACCCCTTCGTCCGCTCCTACGACTGGTACCTCCTCCCCGACGAGGACCGCCGCCGCATGCTGGCCGACCACGGCAAGATGGCGCGGGGCTACCCGGACGTGCGGGCGAACACGGTGGCGTCGTTCTCGCTGGGCGACTACGAGTGGATCCTGGCCTTCGAGGCGGACGAGCTGCACCGCATCGTGGACCTGATGCGTCATCTGCGGGCTTCGGAGGCGCGTATGCACGTCCGCGAGGAGGTGCCGTTCTACACCGGTCGTCGTAAGTCGGTGGCGGATCTGGTGGCGGGCCTGGCCTGA
- a CDS encoding DUF4142 domain-containing protein gives MRSTRYATGLSLVVGALVVTLAALAYPVMSGLNSPAVTAAGAQTVSTQYGPLTQLDRTFVTKVRLAGLWEFPAGQMALQKGTTPAVKRAGQHLIDGHTNLDSTCRTIAPQLGITLPNQPTAQQMGFLATMSAATGPDFDQKFANILRLAHGQVFSVVAQVRATTRNSLVRELADQANATVLDHITVLEKTGLVNFDQVAVDTTASPTNPGAAVPVSPAPGEPTFIVTPSPTYSLPPAASSPQPSQ, from the coding sequence ATGCGATCCACCCGTTACGCCACCGGACTCAGCCTCGTGGTCGGGGCTCTCGTGGTCACGCTCGCCGCGCTGGCCTACCCCGTCATGTCCGGGCTGAACAGCCCCGCCGTGACCGCGGCCGGCGCCCAGACCGTGTCCACGCAGTACGGTCCGCTCACCCAGCTGGACCGCACCTTCGTCACCAAGGTCCGACTGGCCGGCCTGTGGGAGTTCCCCGCCGGGCAGATGGCCCTGCAGAAGGGGACGACGCCTGCGGTCAAGCGCGCGGGGCAGCACCTGATCGACGGACACACGAACCTCGACTCGACGTGCCGCACGATCGCGCCCCAATTGGGCATCACCCTGCCCAACCAGCCCACAGCACAGCAAATGGGCTTCCTGGCCACCATGTCCGCGGCGACCGGACCGGATTTCGACCAGAAGTTCGCGAACATCCTGAGGCTCGCCCACGGCCAGGTGTTCTCGGTCGTGGCCCAGGTACGCGCCACCACCCGCAATTCGCTGGTGCGCGAACTGGCCGACCAGGCGAACGCGACGGTGCTCGACCACATCACCGTTCTGGAGAAGACCGGACTGGTCAACTTCGACCAAGTCGCCGTGGACACGACCGCCAGCCCCACCAACCCCGGTGCGGCGGTGCCGGTCTCCCCTGCTCCCGGTGAGCCGACCTTCATCGTCACCCCGTCCCCGACGTACTCACTTCCCCCAGCGGCTTCGTCCCCCCAGCCGTCGCAGTAG
- a CDS encoding DUF1996 domain-containing protein, whose translation MPTRQHMNHRRRLSTKQLVLIAVLALLGSGGTFALVTGSASAHWRSNSGHSGGWQSPSPGNSTKADNGGQNNGGQNNGGQNGSAAPSASASASASAPAGGGTQTNGPSPEDFADIRSIQPNVQRAANQRGASRGTFTARCGRNENKHHNPDNFIVAPGVANGAHHVHDYVGNLSTDGFSTNESLAAAGTTCARGDKSAYFWPVLRTRSANDAPDADGNTGTILQATSVQLLFGGNPRAKVVAMPSTLRIIMGDAKSFTNGVANAKASWSCTGFENRQLTDKYPLCPQGSRVVRTLNFPSCWDGTNADSANHRTHIVFPDGAGQCQAGFKAVPQLKMRLTYKVPQGPNYALDSFPEQLHKPVTDHADFANFMPTRLMNQVVSCINGNRNCG comes from the coding sequence ATGCCCACACGACAACACATGAACCACCGGCGCAGGTTGAGCACCAAGCAACTCGTGCTGATAGCCGTGCTGGCACTGCTCGGCTCCGGCGGCACCTTCGCCCTGGTCACCGGTTCGGCCTCGGCCCACTGGCGGTCCAACTCCGGTCACTCGGGCGGCTGGCAGAGCCCCAGCCCGGGGAACAGCACCAAGGCGGACAACGGGGGCCAGAACAACGGCGGGCAGAACAACGGCGGCCAGAACGGCTCCGCGGCCCCCTCCGCGTCCGCCTCGGCCTCGGCGTCCGCGCCCGCCGGCGGCGGCACGCAGACCAACGGCCCCTCCCCCGAGGACTTCGCCGACATCCGCTCCATTCAGCCCAACGTCCAGCGGGCGGCGAACCAGCGGGGCGCCTCGCGCGGCACGTTCACGGCGCGCTGCGGCCGCAACGAGAACAAGCACCACAACCCCGACAACTTCATCGTGGCCCCCGGCGTCGCCAACGGCGCGCACCACGTCCACGACTACGTCGGCAACCTGAGCACCGACGGCTTCTCGACCAACGAATCCCTGGCCGCGGCCGGCACCACCTGCGCCCGCGGGGACAAGTCGGCGTACTTCTGGCCGGTGCTGCGCACCCGCTCCGCCAACGACGCGCCGGACGCCGACGGCAACACCGGCACCATCCTGCAGGCCACCTCGGTGCAGCTGCTCTTCGGGGGCAACCCGAGGGCCAAGGTGGTGGCGATGCCGTCCACGCTGCGGATCATCATGGGTGACGCCAAGTCCTTCACCAACGGCGTGGCCAACGCCAAGGCGTCGTGGAGCTGCACCGGCTTCGAGAACCGCCAGCTCACCGACAAGTACCCGCTGTGCCCGCAGGGCAGCCGGGTGGTCCGCACGCTGAACTTCCCCAGCTGCTGGGACGGGACCAACGCCGACAGCGCCAACCACCGCACGCACATCGTCTTCCCCGACGGTGCCGGGCAGTGCCAGGCCGGCTTCAAGGCCGTGCCCCAGCTGAAGATGCGGCTCACCTACAAGGTCCCGCAGGGCCCGAACTACGCGCTCGACAGCTTCCCCGAGCAGCTGCACAAGCCGGTCACGGACCACGCGGACTTCGCCAACTTCATGCCGACGCGCCTGATGAACCAGGTCGTCAGCTGCATCAACGGCAACCGCAACTGCGGCTGA
- a CDS encoding DUF692 domain-containing protein: protein MEHSYLGTGIGWRPEIAAAVEALAEAGRVDWVEAVAENVCPGHLPDSLLRLRERGVTVVPHGVSLGLGGAERPGADRLAALAQRAEALGAPLVTEHIAFVRGGGELTGSAHLEAGHLLPVPRTRDALDVLCENVRIAQDALPVPLALENIAALVAWPDEEMSEGAFLAELVERTGVRLLIDVANLHTNHVNRGEDPLAALDALPVDAIAYVHVAGGVEKDGVWHDSHAHPVPEAVLDVLAALYERACPPGVLLERDDDFPAGGDLARELAAIRRVVDAGTGRRADVPPAAPAGVAAAPGAARQRLALRQTALLSALVAGTPVPEGFDRTRIGVQSRALAAKRAGIVAKVAPELPEILGAAYRPEFLRYAARRPLDGGYRHDAMAFAAYVLDGDDPHDPAVTRRLAAWWRERSGPAPLPAWRQRLRGRVFPAPRQPSHVFIRMRDTLRSKLP, encoded by the coding sequence ATGGAGCACTCGTATCTGGGCACGGGCATCGGCTGGCGGCCGGAGATCGCGGCGGCGGTCGAGGCGCTGGCGGAGGCCGGCCGTGTCGACTGGGTCGAGGCGGTCGCCGAGAACGTCTGCCCGGGCCATCTCCCCGACTCCCTGCTGCGGCTGCGCGAGCGCGGTGTCACGGTCGTCCCGCACGGTGTCTCGCTCGGCCTCGGGGGCGCCGAGCGGCCCGGCGCGGACCGGCTGGCCGCGCTCGCGCAGCGCGCGGAGGCGCTGGGCGCCCCGCTGGTCACCGAGCACATCGCCTTCGTACGCGGCGGCGGGGAGCTGACGGGCTCGGCGCACCTGGAGGCGGGGCACCTGCTGCCCGTGCCGCGGACCCGGGACGCGCTGGACGTCCTGTGCGAGAACGTGCGCATCGCGCAGGACGCGCTGCCGGTGCCGCTCGCGCTGGAGAACATCGCGGCGCTGGTGGCCTGGCCGGACGAGGAGATGAGCGAGGGTGCCTTCCTCGCCGAGCTCGTCGAACGGACCGGGGTACGCCTGCTGATCGACGTCGCCAACCTGCACACCAACCACGTCAACCGCGGCGAGGACCCCCTCGCCGCGCTCGACGCGCTGCCGGTGGACGCGATCGCCTACGTCCACGTGGCGGGCGGCGTCGAGAAGGACGGCGTGTGGCACGACAGCCACGCGCACCCCGTCCCCGAGGCCGTCCTGGACGTGCTGGCGGCGCTGTACGAGCGGGCCTGCCCGCCCGGTGTGCTGCTGGAGCGCGACGACGACTTCCCCGCGGGCGGCGATCTGGCCCGCGAACTGGCCGCGATACGCCGCGTGGTGGACGCGGGAACGGGCCGGCGGGCGGATGTGCCGCCGGCCGCGCCCGCCGGGGTCGCCGCGGCGCCCGGGGCGGCCCGTCAGCGCCTCGCGCTGCGCCAGACCGCGCTGTTGTCGGCGCTCGTGGCCGGGACGCCGGTGCCGGAGGGCTTCGACCGGACCCGGATCGGTGTGCAGAGCCGCGCGCTGGCCGCCAAGCGCGCCGGCATCGTCGCCAAGGTGGCGCCGGAGCTGCCGGAGATCCTGGGGGCCGCGTACCGGCCGGAGTTCCTGCGCTACGCCGCACGGCGGCCGCTCGACGGGGGTTACCGCCACGACGCCATGGCCTTCGCCGCGTACGTCCTGGACGGGGACGACCCGCACGACCCCGCGGTCACCAGGCGGCTGGCCGCGTGGTGGCGCGAACGCTCGGGCCCGGCACCGCTCCCGGCCTGGCGGCAGCGTCTGCGCGGAAGGGTTTTCCCGGCGCCGCGACAGCCCTCACACGTATTCATACGTATGCGGGACACGCTCCGTTCAAAGCTGCCATAA
- the hemG gene encoding protoporphyrinogen oxidase → MSNTQPRAGHVVVVGGGVSGLAAAHFLLEDGVARVTVLESSGRLGGKLYADEIAGVPVDLGAESILARRPEAVDLARAVGLGDDLEAPATTNAGLWTRGRLRPMPKGGVMGVPGDLGALAASGVLSAAGLARLPLDHVLPRTKVGEDVAVGAYVAARLGHEVVDRLVEPLLGGVYAGNAYEISLRAAIPQLYEGARGGRSLIEAVRESQRKAAAARQDGPVFAGIRGGVGRLPVAVAAACRAAGARIETDAPVRTLRRTPDGWEVAFDHDGTRETLSADAVVLAVPAPAAAKLLAAESPGAAAELSTVEYASVALVTMAFRRREIAHALPGSGFLVPPVDGRTIKASTFSSQKWHWSGAADADVYVLRTSIGRHGQEADLAWDDTDLVRLSREDLGEAVGLTAAPVAARVTRWDGGLPQYPVGHLARVARLREHVAKLPGLEVCGALYEGVGIPACVASARGAATQVLGTLRQAAEPDAGQ, encoded by the coding sequence ATGAGCAATACGCAGCCCCGGGCCGGGCATGTGGTGGTCGTGGGCGGCGGGGTCTCCGGACTCGCCGCGGCGCATTTCCTGCTGGAGGACGGGGTGGCACGGGTGACCGTGCTGGAGTCCTCCGGGCGCCTGGGCGGCAAGCTGTACGCGGACGAGATCGCGGGCGTCCCGGTCGACCTGGGCGCCGAGTCGATCCTGGCGCGCCGCCCCGAGGCGGTCGACCTGGCCCGCGCCGTCGGCCTCGGCGACGACCTGGAGGCGCCCGCCACGACGAACGCGGGCCTGTGGACGCGCGGCCGGCTGCGCCCCATGCCCAAGGGCGGCGTCATGGGCGTCCCCGGCGACCTCGGCGCGCTCGCCGCGTCCGGGGTGCTCTCGGCGGCCGGCCTCGCGCGGCTGCCGCTCGACCACGTCCTGCCCCGCACCAAGGTGGGCGAGGACGTGGCGGTGGGCGCCTACGTCGCCGCCCGGCTGGGCCACGAGGTCGTCGACCGGCTCGTCGAACCGCTGCTCGGCGGGGTGTACGCGGGCAACGCGTACGAGATCTCGCTGCGCGCCGCCATCCCGCAGCTGTACGAGGGCGCGCGCGGCGGCCGCTCCCTGATCGAGGCCGTCCGCGAGAGCCAGCGCAAGGCCGCCGCCGCGCGGCAGGACGGCCCGGTCTTCGCCGGCATCCGCGGAGGCGTCGGACGGCTCCCGGTCGCCGTCGCCGCGGCCTGCCGGGCCGCCGGTGCCCGCATCGAGACCGACGCCCCGGTGCGTACGCTGCGCCGCACCCCCGACGGCTGGGAGGTCGCCTTCGACCACGACGGCACCCGCGAGACGCTTTCCGCGGACGCGGTCGTGCTCGCCGTGCCGGCCCCGGCCGCCGCCAAGCTGCTGGCCGCCGAGTCACCGGGCGCCGCCGCGGAGCTCTCGACGGTGGAGTACGCCAGTGTCGCCCTGGTCACCATGGCCTTCCGGCGCCGCGAGATCGCCCACGCGCTGCCCGGCAGCGGCTTCCTCGTCCCGCCGGTGGACGGGCGGACCATCAAGGCGTCCACGTTCTCCAGCCAGAAGTGGCACTGGAGCGGCGCCGCCGACGCGGACGTCTACGTCCTGCGCACCTCGATCGGCCGGCACGGCCAGGAGGCCGACCTCGCGTGGGACGACACCGACCTCGTCCGCCTCTCCCGCGAGGACCTCGGCGAGGCCGTCGGGCTCACCGCGGCCCCCGTCGCGGCCCGCGTCACCCGCTGGGACGGCGGCCTGCCGCAGTACCCGGTCGGCCACCTGGCCCGGGTCGCGCGGCTGCGCGAGCACGTCGCGAAGCTGCCCGGCCTCGAGGTGTGCGGCGCCCTCTACGAGGGCGTCGGCATCCCGGCCTGCGTCGCGAGCGCGCGCGGCGCGGCCACGCAGGTCCTGGGCACCCTGCGGCAGGCTGCGGAACCGGACGCGGGACAATAG
- a CDS encoding TIGR04222 domain-containing membrane protein, which translates to MWMLFLLVAWAAAIASCTRLCRAAVAAADLPDGGAAPAADHALGLYEMAFLSGGPRRVTELAMVTMGRERRLLLARAGWATVVDPDGRDAIERSLIAATGPEGQAPVPAIRAAHATSDGVRALAQGLADAGLAVPPAARESISTGIREVRAASALILVTLAAATTLSPAGRSLLPWFALPLLVTLGCLAIARFEIHPYTRWAAPAGRELLRAVDVPDGPAPDDRRQLLTAVAVRGPSALPDPALRAALS; encoded by the coding sequence ATGTGGATGCTTTTCCTCCTCGTGGCCTGGGCCGCGGCGATCGCCTCCTGCACACGCTTGTGCAGGGCGGCGGTCGCCGCGGCCGATCTGCCTGACGGGGGCGCCGCACCGGCCGCCGACCACGCGCTCGGGCTCTACGAGATGGCCTTCCTGTCCGGCGGACCACGCCGGGTCACCGAACTGGCGATGGTCACGATGGGGCGCGAACGGCGTCTGCTGCTCGCCAGGGCCGGCTGGGCGACCGTCGTCGACCCGGACGGCCGGGACGCCATCGAGCGCTCCCTGATCGCCGCCACCGGCCCCGAGGGTCAGGCCCCCGTTCCCGCGATACGCGCGGCGCACGCGACCTCCGACGGGGTCCGCGCCTTGGCGCAGGGCCTCGCCGACGCGGGGCTCGCGGTGCCTCCCGCGGCCCGGGAGTCGATCTCCACCGGCATCCGCGAGGTCCGCGCGGCCTCCGCCCTCATCCTGGTCACGCTGGCCGCCGCGACGACCCTCAGCCCCGCCGGCCGGTCCCTGCTGCCCTGGTTCGCGCTCCCGCTGCTGGTCACCCTGGGCTGCCTGGCCATCGCGCGCTTCGAGATCCACCCCTACACCCGCTGGGCCGCCCCCGCGGGCCGCGAGCTGCTGCGCGCCGTTGACGTCCCCGACGGCCCGGCCCCCGACGACCGCCGGCAGCTCCTCACCGCCGTCGCCGTCCGGGGCCCCTCCGCCCTCCCCGACCCTGCCCTCCGCGCCGCCCTGAGCTGA